In the Gammaproteobacteria bacterium genome, one interval contains:
- the ybgF gene encoding tol-pal system protein YbgF encodes MSIKENSVRAKISRRLIPMLLLFSVGNVVAESPQVVEAGIPSSMEPQAPNNSMLEMLSMLEQLQQDMRVLRGEIEMQSNQVQQIQKRQRDLYVDIDRRLHYLEMTRTGSGKAEVPPSMTGGITTTMVNSGAIVASPPVDNVAPVSKPVVVKKDGGRNELYDHALGLLREARYDDAARGFRRVLLETPNSSYTDNAQYWLAETFYVTRRFEQSLNEFQKLLDKYPDSGKRADAWLKMGYIYYELNNDSEARARLGQVSTQYAGTTAARLAEERLRRMKGEGR; translated from the coding sequence ATGTCAATAAAAGAAAATTCAGTTCGAGCAAAGATCTCGCGCAGGCTGATCCCGATGCTATTATTGTTTTCCGTCGGCAATGTAGTCGCAGAGTCGCCACAAGTTGTTGAAGCTGGAATACCCTCTTCGATGGAGCCTCAGGCACCGAATAATAGTATGCTGGAAATGTTGAGCATGCTGGAGCAGTTGCAGCAGGATATGCGGGTATTGCGTGGTGAGATCGAGATGCAGAGCAATCAGGTTCAGCAGATTCAGAAACGTCAGCGTGATCTGTACGTGGATATTGATCGGCGGTTACATTATCTGGAAATGACGCGTACCGGTAGTGGCAAGGCCGAGGTGCCACCGTCGATGACTGGCGGTATTACGACAACAATGGTGAACAGTGGTGCCATCGTAGCAAGCCCGCCAGTCGATAATGTGGCTCCAGTATCAAAGCCGGTAGTGGTAAAGAAGGATGGGGGCAGGAATGAGTTATACGATCATGCCCTGGGTCTGCTGCGTGAGGCACGTTATGATGATGCGGCGAGAGGATTTCGACGTGTATTACTGGAGACTCCCAATAGTAGTTATACCGATAATGCGCAATATTGGTTGGCTGAGACCTTCTATGTGACCCGTCGTTTTGAACAGTCACTGAATGAGTTTCAGAAATTACTGGATAAATACCCGGATAGTGGTAAACGAGCCGATGCCTGGCTTAAGATGGGTTATATCTATTATGAATTAAATAATGATAGCGAGGCACGCGCACGCCTGGGTCAGGTGTCGACACAGTACGCAGGCACCACGGCGGCGCGTCTGGCAGAAGAACGTTTACGACGCATGAAGGGTGAAGGTCGTTAG
- the tolQ gene encoding protein TolQ, whose protein sequence is MSTDLSLFSLLQGASFMVQMVMLILLLASIASWAVIYNKWKLLQQSRKEADCFEENFWSGIDLSQLYKDLGMRHKKRRGMDNIFEMGFKEFARLNQQPGIDPMAVLEGAQRAMRVALSREIECLEDNLTFLATVGSISPYIGLFGTVWGIMNAFHSLGDVQQATLAMVAPGIAEALVATAMGLFAAIPAVIAYNRYSNDTERLENKYDNFLEEFSSVLQRQPHEISSEEES, encoded by the coding sequence ATGTCGACTGATTTATCGCTGTTCAGTCTGTTACAAGGCGCCAGCTTCATGGTACAAATGGTGATGCTGATTCTGTTGCTTGCTTCTATTGCCTCCTGGGCTGTGATCTACAATAAATGGAAGTTGCTGCAACAATCACGTAAGGAAGCCGATTGTTTTGAAGAAAACTTCTGGTCCGGGATTGATTTAAGCCAGCTATATAAAGATTTAGGTATGCGCCATAAAAAAAGGCGTGGTATGGATAATATCTTTGAGATGGGTTTTAAAGAGTTTGCCCGTCTCAATCAACAGCCGGGTATTGATCCGATGGCCGTATTGGAAGGTGCCCAGCGTGCTATGCGCGTTGCTCTTTCACGTGAGATTGAGTGTTTGGAAGACAACCTCACGTTTCTTGCGACGGTAGGTTCGATTAGTCCTTATATCGGTTTGTTTGGTACGGTATGGGGCATTATGAATGCCTTTCATTCCTTAGGTGATGTGCAACAGGCCACCCTGGCAATGGTTGCACCCGGTATCGCCGAGGCTTTGGTTGCTACCGCTATGGGTTTGTTTGCCGCGATCCCTGCGGTGATTGCCTATAACCGCTATTCCAATGATACCGAGCGTTTGGAAAATAAATATGATAATTTTTTAGAGGAGTTTTCCTCAGTACTGCAACGCCAACCGCATGAGATTAGTAGTGAGGAGGAATCCTAG
- the tolB gene encoding Tol-Pal system beta propeller repeat protein TolB, translating into MKNLFRISLVLLLCTISNAHALLQIEITKGMQGALPIAIQSFRDETGVFSQQQGVAGIVADDLYRSGKFSPLAVDKMPAPSVQGSAIHFSEWRALGVDNLLTGVIKRVGGNAYVVKFRLYDVLSSKMLEGRNIPITVDQLRRAAHHISDIVYEVLTGRPGAFNTQIAYVTSTGQQAAKRYQLQIADADGYAEQEILTSRQPIMSPAWSPDGRRLAYVSFKNKRSHIYVQDVEQGSRKVMPSFPGINGAPSWSPDGQSLALTLSKDGNPEIYILNIASEKLHRLTRSPAIDTEPAWSPQGEYIVFTSDRGGKPQLYKIPVQGGHAKRISFEGNYNADASFSPDGKYIAMVHGNRGRFQIGVINMESGVLRLVSSGKLDESPGFSPNGDMIIFATQVDGRGVLSAISVDAKISQQLKRASGEVRDPSWSPYLRTK; encoded by the coding sequence ATGAAAAATTTATTTAGAATTTCTTTGGTGCTCTTATTGTGCACAATCTCTAATGCTCATGCCTTGTTGCAGATCGAGATTACCAAGGGTATGCAAGGTGCCCTGCCGATAGCGATTCAGTCCTTTCGAGATGAGACCGGAGTGTTCAGTCAGCAACAGGGAGTTGCCGGGATTGTTGCCGATGATCTGTATCGTAGTGGTAAATTTTCACCTTTAGCGGTAGATAAAATGCCAGCACCATCAGTGCAGGGCAGTGCTATTCATTTTTCTGAATGGCGTGCGTTGGGGGTTGATAACCTGCTGACCGGGGTTATTAAACGGGTGGGGGGTAATGCCTATGTGGTTAAGTTCCGCCTCTATGATGTCCTTAGTTCCAAGATGCTGGAAGGGCGTAATATCCCGATTACAGTCGACCAGTTGCGTAGGGCCGCACACCATATCAGTGATATTGTTTATGAGGTTTTGACCGGTCGTCCGGGTGCCTTTAATACCCAGATTGCCTATGTGACCTCCACCGGTCAACAGGCCGCTAAACGCTATCAGTTGCAGATTGCGGATGCGGATGGCTATGCTGAGCAAGAGATCCTGACCTCAAGGCAACCCATTATGTCACCGGCCTGGTCACCGGATGGTCGTCGCTTGGCTTATGTCTCTTTTAAAAACAAGCGCTCGCATATCTATGTGCAGGATGTAGAGCAGGGCTCGCGTAAGGTGATGCCTTCTTTCCCCGGGATTAATGGTGCGCCAAGCTGGTCACCGGATGGGCAGAGTCTGGCACTGACCTTGTCAAAGGATGGTAATCCTGAGATTTATATTTTGAATATTGCCAGTGAAAAATTACATCGTCTGACACGTAGCCCAGCGATTGATACGGAACCCGCATGGTCACCGCAAGGTGAATATATTGTCTTCACCTCGGATCGTGGAGGTAAACCACAGCTCTACAAGATCCCGGTACAGGGCGGACATGCTAAACGTATCAGTTTTGAAGGTAATTATAATGCCGATGCCAGCTTCTCACCGGATGGTAAGTATATCGCGATGGTGCATGGCAATCGCGGACGTTTTCAGATTGGTGTAATTAATATGGAGAGTGGGGTGTTACGTCTGGTTAGTAGCGGAAAGCTGGATGAATCGCCAGGTTTTTCACCCAATGGTGATATGATCATCTTTGCTACCCAGGTGGATGGGCGCGGAGTATTGTCGGCGATCTCGGTCGATGCCAAAATTAGCCAGCAATTAAAACGTGCCAGTGGTGAGGTTAGAGATCCATCGTGGTCACCCTATCTGAGAACAAAGTGA
- the ruvC gene encoding crossover junction endodeoxyribonuclease RuvC — protein sequence MSLRILGVDPGSRITGYGIIEVQARKNVYIASGCLRIKGGSLADRLKLIFEDLTEVIEQYKPDEMAIERVFMHRNADSALKLGQARGAAICAGVMQSLSVAEFAPTEIKQAVVGKGNASKQQVQHMVTALLKLSGIPQEDAADALAVALCHSHVRQTLDSLSSQGAK from the coding sequence ATGTCACTACGTATCCTTGGTGTTGACCCTGGTTCCAGGATTACCGGTTACGGTATTATCGAGGTGCAGGCGCGGAAGAATGTCTATATCGCCAGTGGTTGTCTGCGCATAAAGGGGGGGTCTCTGGCGGATCGTTTGAAGTTGATATTTGAGGATCTGACCGAGGTGATTGAACAATACAAGCCGGATGAGATGGCGATTGAGCGGGTATTTATGCACCGCAATGCAGACTCGGCATTGAAACTGGGACAGGCGCGCGGGGCTGCGATTTGTGCCGGGGTGATGCAGTCCTTGTCGGTGGCTGAATTTGCCCCGACAGAGATAAAACAGGCGGTGGTGGGGAAAGGGAATGCCAGTAAACAACAGGTTCAACACATGGTGACTGCCTTGTTAAAATTATCCGGTATCCCACAGGAGGATGCAGCCGATGCCTTGGCTGTTGCTTTGTGTCATAGTCATGTTCGTCAAACCCTGGATAGTCTTTCTTCTCAGGGGGCAAAATGA
- the tolA gene encoding cell envelope integrity protein TolA translates to MKYSLQGNRRGLMISLLGHLLLISLFFIVPDKSRPLPTRVESSSVKPVEAMVIDASQLDSELQKLRNLEQRKRDVEQQRVKVLREQAQLAKKQRQREEQRLAEAKRKKNEASALSKKIDKKRIAAEKRELKKQRERKRQAVLENKRLQQIKDKQVEVERKRKVEEQRLAQVERKRKLEEKRQRKIQQEAEQQRKEILARKLKAEQEAEKQRKAVAAHKRKQAEQALRREAERELQANIAREQQQRNARLINEYIAAIKSKVQRNWLQYAGNQKGKSCVVRVRLIPGGDVQSVQITRSSGDSAFDQSVEQAVFRAAPLPVPSDPELFNAFRDVSFVFTPGG, encoded by the coding sequence ATGAAGTATTCTCTTCAAGGCAATCGTCGGGGTTTAATGATCTCTCTGCTGGGACACCTACTATTGATTAGTCTGTTCTTTATCGTGCCGGATAAGTCGCGCCCACTACCGACCCGGGTTGAGTCATCATCGGTTAAGCCAGTGGAGGCAATGGTGATTGATGCCAGTCAGCTGGATAGTGAATTACAGAAGTTACGGAATCTGGAACAGCGTAAGCGAGATGTCGAGCAACAACGGGTTAAGGTGTTACGTGAGCAGGCGCAGCTGGCAAAGAAGCAGCGTCAACGCGAAGAGCAACGCCTGGCTGAGGCAAAACGTAAAAAAAATGAGGCCAGTGCGCTCAGCAAGAAGATTGATAAAAAACGTATTGCTGCCGAGAAACGAGAGCTAAAAAAACAGCGTGAACGTAAACGTCAGGCGGTATTAGAGAATAAGCGTCTGCAGCAGATTAAGGACAAGCAAGTTGAAGTAGAGCGTAAACGGAAGGTAGAAGAGCAGCGTCTGGCCCAGGTTGAACGCAAGCGCAAGCTGGAAGAAAAACGTCAGCGTAAAATTCAGCAAGAGGCTGAACAACAACGCAAGGAAATTCTTGCGCGTAAACTCAAGGCCGAGCAGGAGGCTGAGAAACAGCGCAAGGCTGTGGCTGCGCATAAACGCAAGCAGGCAGAACAGGCCTTGCGGCGTGAGGCAGAGCGTGAGCTACAGGCAAATATCGCGCGAGAACAACAGCAACGCAATGCACGTCTGATTAATGAATATATTGCCGCGATTAAAAGTAAGGTTCAGCGTAACTGGTTACAATATGCGGGTAATCAAAAGGGTAAGTCCTGTGTGGTGCGGGTACGGTTGATTCCTGGTGGTGATGTACAGTCGGTGCAGATTACACGCAGTAGTGGGGACAGCGCCTTTGATCAGTCGGTTGAGCAAGCGGTGTTTCGTGCCGCACCCCTGCCGGTGCCTTCTGACCCCGAGTTGTTTAATGCCTTTCGGGATGTTAGTTTCGTCTTTACCCCTGGTGGATAG
- the ruvA gene encoding Holliday junction branch migration protein RuvA translates to MIGRLHGVLLEKQAPFLLLDVQGVGYELEAPMSTFYDLPDVGAKLTLYTHLHVREDAQILYAFYAETERRLFRYLIKINGVGAKLALTILSGFPVDEFILHIESEDLTALTRLPGVGKKTAGRLVMEMRDRIAKWDLSSATSVAGGQSRGSAASVMSDAVDALVSLGYKEADANKMVRAVDGEGLSSEEIIRQALQGIVK, encoded by the coding sequence ATGATCGGTCGTCTGCATGGCGTGTTGCTGGAGAAACAGGCTCCCTTTCTGTTACTCGATGTGCAAGGTGTGGGTTATGAACTGGAGGCGCCGATGAGTACCTTCTATGATCTTCCTGATGTCGGGGCAAAACTAACTCTGTATACCCATTTGCATGTGCGTGAAGATGCACAGATCCTGTATGCCTTTTATGCTGAGACAGAACGTCGTTTATTTCGTTACCTGATCAAGATTAATGGAGTGGGTGCCAAGCTGGCACTGACTATCCTTTCCGGTTTTCCAGTGGATGAGTTTATTCTTCATATTGAGAGTGAAGATCTGACGGCGTTGACACGTCTGCCCGGGGTGGGTAAAAAGACGGCTGGACGGTTGGTAATGGAGATGCGCGACCGGATTGCCAAGTGGGATTTGAGTTCAGCAACATCGGTTGCGGGTGGTCAATCACGGGGATCTGCTGCCAGTGTAATGAGTGATGCAGTTGATGCCTTGGTGTCGCTGGGATATAAGGAAGCGGATGCGAACAAGATGGTGCGGGCGGTGGATGGTGAGGGCTTGAGTAGTGAGGAGATTATTCGTCAGGCTTTACAGGGGATTGTTAAGTGA
- a CDS encoding YebC/PmpR family DNA-binding transcriptional regulator: protein MAGHSKWANIQHRKGAQDAKRGKLFTRLIREITVAARMGGDDPDSNPRLRLAIDKGLSGNMSKDTIDRAVKRGAGTLEGVNYEEARYEGYGPGGVAVMVDCLTDNKNRTVAEVRHAFSKSGGNMGTDGSVSYLFTKTGMISYPAGSDEDAIMDAALEASADDVVTNDDGSIDVLTDPHEFVNVKDAMIAAGLKPELAEVSMQASTSAELDLKDAEKMMRLINMLEELDDVQEVSSNADISEEILAQL from the coding sequence ATGGCTGGACATAGTAAATGGGCAAATATCCAGCACCGTAAAGGTGCACAAGATGCCAAGCGCGGCAAATTATTTACACGCCTGATCCGTGAGATCACGGTTGCTGCAAGAATGGGCGGTGATGATCCGGACTCCAACCCACGCCTGCGCCTGGCGATTGATAAGGGGCTGTCAGGCAATATGTCCAAGGATACCATTGACCGCGCAGTCAAGCGTGGTGCAGGTACTCTGGAGGGTGTGAATTACGAAGAGGCTCGTTATGAGGGTTATGGCCCGGGTGGTGTTGCGGTGATGGTGGATTGCCTGACCGATAACAAGAATCGTACCGTTGCTGAGGTGCGCCATGCCTTTTCCAAGAGTGGTGGTAATATGGGTACGGATGGCTCGGTATCTTATCTGTTTACCAAGACCGGAATGATAAGCTATCCGGCAGGCAGCGATGAGGATGCCATTATGGATGCGGCGCTGGAGGCCAGTGCGGATGATGTGGTGACTAATGATGATGGTTCCATTGATGTATTAACCGATCCCCATGAATTTGTGAATGTGAAGGATGCTATGATTGCGGCTGGTCTGAAACCCGAACTGGCTGAGGTCAGTATGCAGGCATCGACCTCGGCTGAACTGGATTTGAAGGATGCGGAGAAGATGATGCGTCTAATCAATATGCTGGAGGAGCTGGATGATGTGCAGGAGGTTTCTTCCAATGCAGATATCTCAGAAGAAATCCTGGCGCAGTTATAG
- the ybgC gene encoding tol-pal system-associated acyl-CoA thioesterase produces the protein MVVSREFSWPVRVYYEDTDSAGVVYYANYLRFMERARTEWLRSMGIEQDVLREQQSVIFVVRSAQIDFMQPARFNDALQVVSSIKDLRKASMVFQQDIIKMDGGEPCVLCKASIRIAALRVDDMKPCPIPDDLLREISNVD, from the coding sequence ATGGTAGTGAGTAGGGAATTTTCCTGGCCGGTGCGGGTCTACTACGAGGATACCGATAGTGCCGGGGTGGTTTATTATGCCAACTACCTGCGTTTTATGGAGCGTGCGCGTACGGAATGGTTACGCAGTATGGGGATTGAACAGGATGTATTACGCGAGCAGCAATCAGTTATCTTTGTTGTGCGTTCGGCACAGATCGATTTTATGCAACCGGCACGGTTTAATGATGCCTTGCAGGTAGTGAGTAGTATTAAGGATCTGCGTAAGGCGAGTATGGTCTTTCAGCAGGATATTATAAAAATGGATGGGGGAGAGCCGTGCGTGTTGTGCAAGGCATCTATTCGTATTGCAGCCCTGAGGGTTGATGATATGAAACCCTGCCCCATCCCGGATGATCTATTACGGGAGATCTCGAATGTCGACTGA
- a CDS encoding ExbD/TolR family protein, producing MLVLLVIFMITAPLLSQGVKVDLPRASAEILEANSKDPLIATVDAQGQLYLNIGELPNQAIPPQLLVNRAAAYLQMRPGTPVLVRGDNNVGYGKVVHVMTLLQNAGAPSVGLMTDMPDNEKSL from the coding sequence ATGTTGGTGCTGCTGGTGATCTTTATGATTACTGCGCCGTTGTTGAGTCAGGGGGTTAAGGTCGATTTGCCACGGGCCTCGGCAGAGATCCTTGAGGCTAATAGTAAAGACCCTCTGATTGCAACAGTGGATGCCCAGGGGCAGTTATATCTCAATATTGGTGAGCTGCCGAATCAGGCGATTCCGCCGCAGTTACTGGTGAATCGTGCGGCTGCTTATCTACAGATGCGACCAGGAACCCCAGTGTTGGTGCGGGGAGACAATAATGTGGGTTATGGCAAGGTGGTGCATGTCATGACCTTATTACAGAATGCGGGTGCCCCTAGCGTTGGTCTGATGACTGATATGCCGGATAACGAGAAGAGTTTATGA
- the queC gene encoding 7-cyano-7-deazaguanine synthase QueC: MSEKQKRALILLSGGLDSATVLAMAKEQGYVCYALSLSYGQRHNAELLAAKQIADHLGAKEHKVIALDLGAIGGSALTDMSIAVPDTPAEGIPVTYVPARNTIFLSLALGWAEVLQCSDLFIGVNAVDYSGYPDCRPEYIEAFQQMANLATKAGVEGEPFTIHAPLINMSKADIIQAGAVLGIDYAQTVSCYAANTEGEACGVCDSCRLRAAGFADAGVEDPTRYQ, translated from the coding sequence ATGAGTGAGAAACAAAAAAGAGCCTTGATACTACTCTCGGGCGGACTGGATTCAGCTACCGTGTTGGCAATGGCGAAGGAACAGGGTTATGTCTGTTATGCCTTGAGCCTGAGTTATGGTCAGCGTCATAATGCTGAGTTGTTGGCAGCAAAGCAGATCGCAGACCATCTGGGTGCGAAAGAGCACAAGGTGATTGCGCTCGATTTGGGTGCTATCGGTGGTTCCGCCCTGACTGATATGAGTATTGCTGTGCCAGATACCCCCGCCGAAGGCATACCGGTAACCTATGTGCCTGCGCGTAATACTATTTTCCTGTCATTGGCTCTAGGTTGGGCCGAGGTATTGCAGTGTAGTGACCTGTTTATCGGGGTCAATGCCGTGGATTATTCCGGTTATCCCGATTGTCGTCCTGAGTATATTGAGGCCTTTCAGCAGATGGCGAATCTTGCCACTAAGGCCGGGGTTGAGGGTGAACCCTTTACCATCCATGCCCCTCTGATCAATATGAGCAAGGCCGATATCATCCAGGCAGGGGCTGTTCTCGGGATTGATTATGCCCAAACCGTCTCCTGTTATGCCGCTAATACAGAGGGAGAGGCCTGTGGGGTATGTGATTCCTGTCGTCTGCGCGCCGCCGGTTTTGCCGATGCGGGCGTGGAAGATCCCACACGATATCAATAA
- a CDS encoding TIGR04255 family protein encodes METRIPIRLEQDPIIESVFEVRFSSSEKEVSELLPGMIFGKLKSKFPKFENLPVKQIPKEIRQQDPDLRYRPLVSLQGDSSKVQIGDHLFSLHIKRPYIGWDEKKKLISILIDCLKGTGLIETVERFSLKYVNIIPSEPDADNVFPSLKVGLQLGDLPVTDQGLHIRSEASIGGVNVLINIIPSAYFMEDGEKIKGAVLDVDAIKDLGVGNDLDSILSYLDEVHEIEKTVFFGLLKPETINKMGPTWE; translated from the coding sequence GTGGAAACAAGAATACCTATACGGCTTGAGCAAGACCCAATTATCGAATCTGTTTTTGAGGTCAGATTTTCAAGTTCTGAGAAGGAAGTCTCTGAACTTTTACCTGGCATGATCTTTGGTAAATTAAAGTCAAAGTTCCCTAAATTTGAAAATTTACCTGTAAAACAAATCCCTAAAGAAATAAGGCAACAGGATCCTGATTTACGATACAGGCCTTTAGTATCTTTGCAGGGTGATTCTAGTAAGGTTCAGATAGGTGATCATCTTTTTTCATTACATATCAAAAGACCATATATAGGCTGGGATGAGAAAAAAAAGTTAATCTCAATATTAATCGATTGCCTGAAAGGGACAGGGTTAATTGAGACGGTTGAAAGATTCTCATTGAAGTACGTAAATATTATTCCTAGCGAACCAGATGCAGATAATGTTTTCCCATCCCTGAAAGTAGGCCTGCAGTTAGGTGATCTTCCTGTGACTGACCAGGGATTACATATAAGGTCTGAGGCGTCTATAGGTGGAGTAAATGTTCTTATTAATATTATCCCATCAGCTTATTTTATGGAAGATGGAGAAAAAATTAAAGGAGCTGTTCTTGATGTGGATGCTATTAAAGATTTAGGTGTGGGGAATGACTTAGATAGTATATTGTCTTACTTAGACGAAGTTCATGAAATAGAAAAGACTGTGTTTTTTGGTCTGCTGAAACCAGAAACAATCAATAAAATGGGACCTACATGGGAGTGA
- the ruvB gene encoding Holliday junction branch migration DNA helicase RuvB: protein MIEEDRLISNAPTGIEEQRVDRALRPQSLAEYIGQVAVREQMEIFIHAAKRREEALDHVLIFGPPGLGKTTLAHIIANEMGVNLRQTSGPVLERAGDLAALLTNLEPNDVLFIDEIHRLSPVVEEVLYPAMEDHQLDIMIGEGPAARSIKIDLPPFTLVGATTRAGLLTSPLRDRFGIVQRLEFYQVKDLAYIIRRSAEILGVTIDDAGADELARRSRGTPRIANRLLRRVRDYAEVKHDGTISNEVVTKAMKMLGVDDKGLDVMDHHLLRAIIDKFAGGPVGVDSLAAAIGEERGTIEDVIEPYLIQQGLLMRTARGRVAMASAYQHLGLSVPQGDELGLG, encoded by the coding sequence ATGATAGAAGAAGATCGTCTAATTTCAAATGCACCGACGGGTATTGAAGAACAGCGGGTTGATCGTGCCTTGCGTCCTCAATCGCTGGCGGAGTACATTGGGCAGGTGGCGGTGCGTGAGCAAATGGAGATCTTTATTCATGCGGCGAAAAGACGTGAAGAGGCGTTGGATCATGTGTTGATCTTTGGCCCGCCGGGGTTGGGCAAGACCACACTGGCGCATATTATTGCTAATGAGATGGGAGTCAACCTGCGTCAGACCTCGGGTCCGGTGCTGGAACGGGCGGGGGATCTTGCGGCTCTGTTGACTAATTTGGAACCGAATGATGTGTTGTTTATTGATGAGATTCATCGCCTGAGCCCGGTGGTTGAGGAGGTGTTGTATCCGGCAATGGAGGATCATCAGCTGGATATTATGATCGGTGAGGGGCCGGCGGCGCGTTCGATCAAGATTGATCTGCCACCTTTTACCCTGGTCGGTGCCACCACGCGTGCAGGTCTGTTGACCTCTCCCCTGCGGGATCGTTTTGGTATTGTTCAGCGCCTGGAGTTTTATCAGGTAAAGGATCTGGCCTATATTATCCGGCGTTCCGCTGAGATACTGGGGGTGACCATTGATGATGCCGGGGCTGATGAGCTGGCGCGACGTTCTCGTGGTACACCACGGATTGCCAATCGTTTGTTACGCCGGGTGCGTGATTATGCTGAGGTTAAACATGATGGTACTATCAGCAATGAGGTGGTTACCAAGGCAATGAAGATGCTGGGTGTGGATGACAAGGGTCTGGATGTGATGGATCATCATCTGCTGCGTGCCATTATTGATAAGTTTGCTGGTGGCCCGGTGGGTGTTGATAGTCTGGCGGCGGCGATTGGTGAGGAACGCGGTACCATTGAGGATGTGATTGAGCCTTATTTGATTCAGCAGGGTTTGTTAATGCGTACAGCGAGAGGGCGGGTGGCAATGGCTAGTGCCTATCAGCATCTGGGTTTGTCGGTGCCGCAGGGTGATGAGTTGGGTTTGGGGTAA
- the queE gene encoding 7-carboxy-7-deazaguanine synthase QueE produces the protein MAEQPVDNKGRLRITEIFYSLQGETSLSGLPTVFIRLTGCPLRCHYCDTEYAFSGGQWMLLDEILAQLEHYNTRYVTVTGGEPLAQKASLELMQRLCDQGYQVSLETSGSLSIAAVDDRVSRIVDIKTPGSGEDSKNDYANIDELQTNDQLKFVITKRADYDWAKEIMKQYALDTRCEVLFSPVADQISATDLADWILQDQLPVRFQLQLHRILWGDTAGK, from the coding sequence ATGGCAGAACAGCCCGTCGATAACAAGGGTCGTCTACGCATTACCGAGATTTTCTATTCCCTACAGGGTGAAACCTCATTGAGTGGTCTGCCTACAGTCTTTATTCGGCTGACCGGTTGCCCTCTGCGTTGCCATTATTGCGATACTGAATATGCCTTTAGTGGTGGTCAGTGGATGCTGCTGGATGAGATCCTGGCGCAGTTGGAACACTATAATACTCGTTATGTCACCGTGACCGGTGGTGAGCCACTGGCACAAAAGGCGAGTCTGGAGTTGATGCAAAGGCTTTGTGATCAGGGTTATCAGGTCTCACTGGAGACCAGTGGTAGCCTGAGTATTGCTGCAGTGGATGACAGAGTCAGTCGTATTGTGGATATCAAGACCCCGGGTTCAGGTGAAGATAGCAAGAATGATTATGCCAATATCGATGAATTGCAGACCAATGATCAGCTTAAGTTTGTGATTACAAAGCGGGCTGATTATGACTGGGCAAAAGAGATAATGAAGCAATATGCGCTGGATACACGTTGTGAGGTTCTATTCTCACCGGTTGCTGATCAGATATCAGCAACTGATCTGGCCGACTGGATATTACAGGATCAATTGCCAGTGCGTTTTCAACTGCAGTTGCACCGTATTCTCTGGGGTGATACAGCAGGTAAGTAA
- the pal gene encoding peptidoglycan-associated lipoprotein Pal, with the protein MNNKKLWVLLLMSIGFLSACHGGKHGDLIVIDHADPSGSSVAGDIAGQGYDGANGQGRGADQGDDVHVSGAKQDYMMSSDAWRDPDSPLAKRKVYFAYDSSEINADGQAVIALHAEYLVRHRAMKVNLEGHTDERGSREYNVSLGERRAQAVRRLLELHGVNADQLTLTSYGEEKPDLDGHDDEAWYFNRRVEISYQE; encoded by the coding sequence ATGAATAACAAAAAATTATGGGTGTTGTTGTTGATGAGTATCGGGTTTTTATCCGCTTGTCATGGGGGTAAGCATGGTGACCTGATTGTGATTGATCATGCTGACCCGTCGGGTTCTTCTGTTGCCGGTGATATTGCGGGGCAGGGTTATGATGGTGCTAACGGGCAAGGTCGTGGTGCCGATCAGGGTGATGATGTTCATGTCAGTGGTGCTAAACAGGATTATATGATGAGTTCGGATGCCTGGCGTGATCCAGATAGTCCATTGGCCAAGCGTAAGGTTTATTTTGCCTATGATAGCAGTGAGATCAATGCCGATGGCCAGGCGGTTATTGCCTTGCATGCGGAGTACCTGGTCAGGCATCGTGCGATGAAAGTTAATCTGGAAGGCCATACCGATGAACGGGGTTCGCGTGAATATAATGTGAGTCTGGGTGAACGCAGAGCACAGGCCGTGCGTCGTTTGCTGGAATTGCATGGAGTGAATGCCGACCAACTCACGTTGACCAGTTATGGTGAAGAAAAACCGGATCTGGATGGCCATGATGATGAGGCGTGGTATTTCAATCGCAGGGTTGAGATTTCCTACCAGGAGTAA